Proteins found in one Phycisphaeraceae bacterium genomic segment:
- a CDS encoding RNA-binding protein, producing MFKVFVGNLDQRTTADSLRPIFEPFGDLDEIIVAIDPKTKRSRGFAIVLFRDPLKGQLAIETLTGRKINGRTIIINEALKKGKAPQRGPGQMARQGPFGPRLGTARGGVGGRRFSNRNPRRGSSAGGPGGSRPGGPVPGSSPGAAPPARSSESPPAGGPPRPQGPPPTGASDPSRRPPSP from the coding sequence ATGTTCAAGGTCTTCGTTGGCAACCTCGACCAGAGGACAACCGCCGACTCGCTTCGACCGATCTTCGAGCCCTTCGGGGACCTCGACGAGATCATTGTCGCGATCGATCCCAAGACGAAGCGCTCGCGAGGCTTCGCCATCGTGCTCTTCCGTGACCCGCTCAAGGGCCAGCTCGCCATCGAGACGCTGACCGGGCGGAAGATCAACGGTCGCACGATCATCATCAATGAGGCGCTGAAGAAGGGGAAGGCTCCCCAACGCGGCCCGGGTCAGATGGCGAGGCAAGGTCCCTTCGGACCTCGGCTCGGCACCGCCCGGGGCGGCGTGGGTGGTCGGCGCTTCAGCAACCGGAACCCCCGTCGGGGCAGTAGCGCCGGCGGCCCGGGCGGATCTCGCCCCGGAGGGCCGGTACCAGGTTCATCACCGGGTGCGGCACCGCCGGCACGAAGCAGTGAGTCTCCACCAGCAGGCGGCCCACCCCGTCCGCAAGGACCTCCTCCGACTGGCGCGAGCGATCCGTCGCGGCGTCCGCCTTCGCCCTGA
- the tadA gene encoding Flp pilus assembly complex ATPase component TadA: MPFVEAKTPKGLRRLELETDQVTVGRLPENTVHVDDESLSRRHCVLEPFEGGWRVRDLGSRNGTKVNGMRVAESPLANGDIVRAGSVEIRFVDPQETAAPKPRLTPDFKAAAEARQKWAYAQNTIDLDLSEIASKAQTDYERRLREICDAAHEKPFDENGIALVDCRGVTVHQAVAGGIEAGRDDEARESIRVFRLLLLTAFRARATDIHFEPRAEKAVVRLRVDGVMLTAVELSLTILRRVLGMVKVLCQIDTSLKAQVQDGHFTAIAGGRRVDYRVSLTPAVHGQKLVVRVLDSSNAPSRLDQLGLLPWMYEKLRVIATRDAGMLLACGPTGSGKTTTLYSCLREIDVDVRNAITIEDPVEYYLEGCTQIPIDHKQGNTFATILRSVLRQDPDVIFVGEIRDIETANVAMQAAMTGHLVYSTVHSKDSIGAIFRLLDLGVESYLVANAISLIVAQRLTRVLCDSCKKPIKPTPSQVLKMGRSLEGISQISVAQGCAMCLGTGYMGRRALFELLEANDALRDIILRKPTISAIREVLATGLFVTLQQFGFHQVAQGVTTFEEVERVAGSE, translated from the coding sequence ATGCCATTTGTCGAAGCGAAGACTCCCAAGGGTCTCAGGCGGCTGGAGCTCGAAACCGACCAGGTGACGGTCGGCCGACTGCCGGAGAACACCGTCCATGTGGACGACGAATCTCTGAGCCGCAGGCATTGCGTGCTGGAGCCCTTTGAGGGCGGCTGGCGCGTGCGGGACCTCGGAAGTCGCAACGGTACCAAGGTCAATGGGATGCGAGTCGCCGAATCACCCCTCGCCAACGGCGACATCGTTCGCGCTGGATCGGTCGAGATCCGATTCGTCGATCCCCAGGAGACCGCGGCGCCCAAGCCCAGACTCACTCCGGACTTCAAGGCTGCCGCCGAGGCCCGCCAGAAATGGGCCTACGCCCAGAACACCATCGACCTCGATCTCTCGGAGATCGCCTCGAAGGCCCAGACCGACTACGAGCGGCGGCTGCGCGAGATCTGCGACGCGGCGCATGAGAAGCCGTTCGATGAGAACGGCATCGCCCTCGTCGACTGTCGCGGCGTCACCGTGCACCAGGCGGTCGCCGGTGGGATCGAAGCGGGGCGCGATGATGAGGCCCGCGAGAGCATTCGCGTCTTCCGTCTGCTGCTGCTCACGGCGTTTCGCGCCCGGGCCACGGACATTCACTTCGAGCCGCGCGCCGAGAAGGCCGTGGTGCGCCTCCGCGTTGACGGCGTGATGCTCACGGCGGTTGAACTCTCGCTCACCATTCTCCGCCGGGTGCTCGGCATGGTGAAGGTGCTCTGCCAGATCGACACGAGCCTGAAGGCGCAGGTGCAGGACGGCCACTTCACCGCCATTGCCGGCGGCCGCCGCGTCGATTATCGCGTCAGCCTCACACCTGCGGTGCATGGGCAGAAGCTCGTCGTTCGCGTGCTCGACAGCTCGAATGCGCCATCGCGCCTCGACCAGCTCGGTCTGCTGCCGTGGATGTACGAGAAGCTTCGGGTCATCGCCACGCGCGACGCGGGCATGCTTCTTGCCTGCGGTCCGACCGGCAGCGGCAAGACCACCACGCTCTACTCGTGCCTGCGCGAGATCGATGTCGATGTGCGCAACGCCATCACCATCGAGGACCCCGTCGAGTACTACCTCGAAGGGTGCACGCAGATTCCCATCGACCACAAGCAGGGCAACACCTTCGCCACCATCCTGCGATCGGTGCTGCGGCAGGACCCCGATGTGATCTTCGTCGGTGAGATCCGCGACATCGAAACCGCCAATGTCGCGATGCAGGCCGCGATGACCGGGCACCTCGTCTACTCCACGGTCCACTCGAAGGACTCGATCGGGGCCATCTTCCGCCTGCTCGACCTTGGCGTCGAGAGCTATCTCGTGGCGAATGCCATCAGCCTGATCGTCGCCCAGCGCCTCACGCGCGTGCTCTGCGACTCGTGCAAGAAGCCGATCAAGCCGACTCCTTCTCAGGTGCTGAAGATGGGGCGCTCACTCGAGGGCATTTCGCAGATCTCTGTGGCGCAGGGCTGCGCGATGTGTCTCGGAACCGGCTACATGGGCCGGCGCGCGCTCTTCGAGCTGCTCGAGGCCAACGACGCGCTGCGGGACATCATCCTGCGGAAGCCGACCATATCGGCGATCCGCGAGGTGCTGGCCACCGGGCTCTTCGTCACCCTTCAGCAGTTCGGCTTTCACCAGGTGGCGCAGGGCGTCACGACCTTCGAAGAGGTCGAGCGCGTTGCGGGCAGCGAGTGA